A single Aminobacterium mobile DSM 12262 DNA region contains:
- the fliD gene encoding flagellar filament capping protein FliD — MASSNDPLFTMPGVATGIDWGAMLDKVMEKAKKPGEVWLQQKDTLELKIGLYKELSASIKQASTALSPLKLESTYSSKQAEFIVLSGGANSNAIVTAEVSSKAAISRHEIEILQKATRETRFSSQIKGTMADAGLTADETFYISIGGKRAQIDVSSSDSLQKVVDKINKATDITLDADGQPKGEALGITARIVDNRIILESPETGLGEKTFSSTITRGADGDPDLLDFSFDKQAPANGKLVVAQGETTYVEGTDFTVEQGSNKITWIDGGNKPAEGSKYKVSYTVNANVYTLDQGDSAQVLNVLGLNANDVDHYIAAQDAEFIVDGMKITRSSNTVNDVLEGVTLSINGPGKVTMDISLDAEKAVTSTQEFVKAYNEIMDWINIRLSEELVKNPKSDFERKWGKLHGDSTLWQIKSQLRYDLGNPALIPFTKRTGSQAVLGTLKEEGLTNDTSFTLSVGDRGVAIAVKPEDTLQDVADRINNAHDLRYNSEGEPYSPPLATARVSEDRLVIAAGSGKQASVSDLSGVLGVLGMNDPYTRLSQLGISTEKANFGKSGKLEFNTDKFMEAMKRDPEAVQTFMTTVMKRLDATMEGCVSSSTVAVGGTSKPKGRIPSQIKFWEDQISSLDKRISNFDKQLAVRQKRIYKQYTDAEKRLAQLQQQLSWISGISSQLGMQQNNK; from the coding sequence ATGGCTAGTTCGAACGATCCACTCTTTACAATGCCTGGAGTTGCTACAGGTATAGATTGGGGAGCAATGCTCGATAAAGTTATGGAAAAGGCGAAGAAGCCCGGAGAGGTGTGGCTCCAGCAAAAAGATACACTGGAACTCAAAATTGGGCTCTACAAAGAGCTCTCCGCCTCTATTAAACAAGCAAGTACGGCGTTATCCCCCCTAAAACTTGAGAGCACTTACAGCAGCAAACAGGCTGAATTTATTGTTCTAAGCGGAGGGGCCAACAGTAACGCAATTGTTACGGCAGAGGTTTCGTCTAAAGCAGCTATCAGTCGCCACGAGATCGAAATATTACAAAAAGCGACGCGGGAGACTCGATTCAGCTCTCAAATTAAAGGGACCATGGCTGATGCCGGACTTACAGCAGACGAGACCTTTTATATTTCTATTGGAGGGAAACGAGCCCAAATAGATGTCTCATCCTCGGATTCCCTCCAAAAAGTAGTGGATAAAATTAACAAGGCTACAGATATAACACTAGATGCAGATGGACAGCCCAAAGGAGAAGCTTTGGGGATAACGGCTCGTATTGTAGATAACAGGATTATCCTGGAGAGCCCCGAAACGGGGTTGGGTGAGAAAACTTTTTCATCCACAATCACACGAGGGGCTGACGGGGACCCCGACCTTCTGGATTTTTCTTTCGATAAACAGGCCCCTGCCAACGGCAAGCTTGTTGTGGCTCAAGGTGAAACGACCTATGTGGAAGGTACAGATTTCACAGTGGAGCAAGGAAGTAACAAAATAACGTGGATTGATGGCGGGAATAAACCGGCAGAAGGGTCAAAATACAAGGTATCGTATACAGTTAACGCTAACGTCTACACACTTGATCAGGGAGATAGCGCCCAGGTTTTGAATGTACTTGGACTTAATGCCAATGATGTCGACCACTATATTGCCGCTCAGGATGCCGAATTCATAGTGGATGGGATGAAGATTACCCGTTCGAGCAATACTGTGAATGACGTTCTTGAAGGGGTAACCCTCTCTATCAACGGGCCTGGTAAAGTGACCATGGACATATCTCTTGATGCGGAAAAAGCCGTTACGTCAACTCAAGAGTTCGTCAAAGCCTATAATGAAATTATGGACTGGATTAATATCCGCCTCTCCGAGGAGCTTGTTAAAAATCCTAAGTCTGATTTTGAGCGCAAATGGGGAAAGCTCCATGGAGACTCCACCCTTTGGCAAATTAAAAGTCAATTGCGCTACGATTTAGGAAACCCGGCCCTCATTCCCTTTACAAAGAGGACAGGCAGTCAGGCTGTTTTAGGGACTCTTAAAGAAGAAGGTCTCACCAACGATACATCCTTCACTCTCTCTGTGGGAGACCGCGGCGTAGCTATTGCAGTGAAGCCGGAGGATACCCTCCAAGACGTAGCCGACCGCATCAATAATGCTCATGACTTACGATATAACTCTGAAGGAGAACCATACTCCCCTCCCCTGGCCACAGCTCGGGTGAGCGAGGATCGACTTGTCATCGCTGCCGGAAGCGGGAAACAGGCGTCCGTCTCCGACCTCAGTGGAGTGTTGGGAGTTTTAGGGATGAACGATCCCTATACCCGCCTTTCCCAGTTAGGTATTTCCACAGAAAAGGCCAACTTTGGTAAAAGCGGTAAGTTAGAGTTTAATACAGATAAATTTATGGAAGCCATGAAAAGGGACCCTGAGGCAGTTCAGACCTTCATGACCACCGTCATGAAGCGATTAGACGCCACTATGGAAGGATGTGTCAGCTCCTCCACAGTCGCCGTAGGGGGGACATCGAAACCTAAGGGAAGAATCCCGAGCCAAATCAAGTTCTGGGAAGATCAGATCTCTTCTCTTGACAAACGCATCTCAAACTTCGATAAACAGCTCGCCGTTAGGCAGAAGCGCATTTACAAACAATACACTGATGCTGAAAAAAGGCTGGCTCAGCTTCAACAGCAGCTTTCGTGGATATCTGGGATCTCTTCTCAGCTTGGGATGCAACAAAACAACAAATAA
- a CDS encoding D-sedoheptulose-7-phosphate isomerase, with protein MIGVIQKELQEAICVKKAALALSEKVEKAANILIQSLSHGGTIFLCGNGGSAADAQHLAAELVGRFERNRRALPAMALTVDTSIMTAVANDFGYEEIFVRQLEGLAEPGDVLVGISTSGRSSNVVRAMKWGRENNLETIGMTGEKGGDMVPFSSVLLAAPSPHTPRIQELHITWGHILCKLVEEALFPHEP; from the coding sequence ATGATTGGAGTTATACAAAAAGAGCTGCAAGAGGCTATATGCGTTAAAAAGGCGGCATTGGCTCTATCCGAAAAGGTTGAAAAAGCAGCTAATATCCTCATACAATCTCTCTCCCATGGTGGAACAATATTTCTTTGTGGCAACGGAGGATCTGCTGCTGACGCTCAACATTTAGCGGCAGAGCTGGTTGGCCGTTTTGAGAGGAACCGCAGGGCTTTGCCAGCTATGGCTTTGACGGTAGATACAAGCATTATGACGGCAGTTGCCAACGACTTTGGGTACGAGGAGATTTTTGTGAGGCAACTTGAAGGCTTGGCTGAGCCGGGAGATGTGTTAGTGGGCATCTCTACCAGCGGCCGAAGTTCCAATGTGGTAAGAGCCATGAAGTGGGGGCGTGAAAATAACCTCGAAACTATTGGAATGACTGGCGAGAAGGGTGGAGACATGGTGCCTTTTTCCTCTGTCCTGTTAGCGGCTCCTTCCCCACACACTCCCCGCATTCAGGAACTCCATATCACATGGGGACATATTCTATGCAAATTAGTAGAGGAGGCTTTATTCCCTCATGAACCATGA
- a CDS encoding nucleotidyltransferase family protein produces MNHELAVILAGGLGTRLRSVVSDCPKALAPIQGKPFLHWLLSFLSRRGIGECLLLLGYKAEQIMEYCGDGRAWGLSINYSLEPAPLDKGGALRFALPQIHHDDFLFLNGDTILDVDIPSMFSTSRERGSHVLIGLRKGPSIERMDPVEIDGAGKVLRFGDVTIPADERGEWFVNGGVYVVKKHVVESLPEGRLSWEKQVLPTLLRKKQPVHSLQSRGYFIDIGVPEDYQRAQEEIPRFVASLKA; encoded by the coding sequence ATGAACCATGAATTGGCTGTAATTCTGGCAGGAGGTCTCGGCACTCGTCTGCGATCTGTTGTTTCGGACTGCCCAAAGGCCCTTGCTCCTATTCAGGGTAAACCTTTTCTTCATTGGTTGCTTTCTTTCCTTTCGCGCAGAGGGATTGGTGAATGTCTTTTGCTTTTAGGCTATAAAGCCGAGCAAATTATGGAATACTGTGGAGATGGAAGGGCCTGGGGGCTCTCTATAAATTACAGCCTCGAGCCAGCACCTCTGGATAAAGGGGGGGCTTTGCGTTTCGCTCTTCCGCAGATACACCACGATGATTTCCTTTTCCTGAACGGAGATACAATTCTGGATGTGGATATTCCGTCTATGTTCTCTACAAGCCGAGAACGTGGGTCTCATGTGCTTATAGGGCTTAGAAAAGGGCCGTCTATAGAGAGGATGGATCCAGTGGAGATCGATGGGGCGGGGAAAGTATTGCGCTTTGGGGATGTTACTATTCCTGCCGATGAAAGAGGAGAATGGTTTGTGAACGGTGGAGTATATGTAGTCAAGAAACACGTGGTAGAATCTCTTCCAGAAGGGCGTCTTTCTTGGGAGAAACAGGTTTTGCCGACGCTCTTGCGAAAAAAGCAGCCAGTTCATTCTCTCCAGTCCAGAGGATATTTTATCGACATTGGAGTTCCAGAAGATTATCAGAGAGCACAAGAAGAAATTCCTCGTTTTGTAGCCTCTCTGAAGGCTTAA
- a CDS encoding GDP-mannose 4,6-dehydratase, with the protein MSTKIFITGIGGFIGSHLSEFLARQGFEVWGSYFRPTNDMSVPRQHAKGLFNIDLRQRDHLEEALNIVRPHVIYHLAAQSYPMASYKQPEYTVESNIIGTLNLFETMLKLDLHEARVLLASSTAAYGFIDPSEAPVTEDQPFRPAHVYGMSKAGQDLLGYTYFKTHGLDIIRMRIGNCVGRRRRGEVVSDFTMRRAQIDLDLIPPKFRVGNLYTKRAFLDVRDAVEGFLALQKKGKSGEAYNISGAEAVSMQHLLDVVLQGCEKNVHVVEDPELVRAVDELIYWNDLSKIKKDTGWFPCRKLEETVVDMIDWWKGVLPCGR; encoded by the coding sequence ATGTCTACAAAAATTTTTATTACGGGAATTGGCGGTTTTATAGGAAGCCATCTTTCGGAATTTCTGGCACGTCAGGGCTTCGAGGTCTGGGGCTCTTATTTTCGCCCCACCAACGATATGAGCGTCCCTCGCCAGCATGCGAAAGGTCTTTTCAATATTGATCTCCGGCAACGGGATCATCTGGAAGAAGCCTTGAATATTGTTCGTCCGCACGTAATTTACCATTTGGCGGCTCAGAGCTATCCCATGGCTTCCTACAAACAACCTGAATATACAGTAGAGTCTAATATAATAGGAACTCTCAATCTCTTCGAAACAATGCTCAAGCTCGATCTTCATGAGGCGAGGGTTCTGCTCGCTTCTTCCACGGCTGCTTACGGCTTCATTGATCCATCTGAGGCGCCAGTTACGGAGGATCAGCCGTTCCGCCCAGCTCATGTGTATGGTATGTCTAAGGCTGGTCAAGATTTGTTAGGGTATACCTACTTTAAGACTCATGGCCTTGACATTATCCGGATGCGGATCGGGAATTGCGTTGGAAGGCGACGGAGGGGAGAGGTCGTTTCCGATTTTACCATGCGCCGAGCCCAGATAGATTTGGACCTTATTCCTCCGAAGTTCAGAGTGGGGAATCTTTATACGAAGCGGGCTTTCCTTGATGTGCGAGACGCGGTAGAAGGCTTTCTGGCCTTGCAGAAAAAAGGGAAAAGCGGAGAAGCGTATAATATTTCTGGCGCTGAAGCCGTTTCTATGCAGCACCTCCTTGACGTGGTGTTACAGGGTTGTGAGAAAAATGTCCACGTTGTGGAAGACCCAGAACTGGTTCGAGCTGTTGACGAGCTTATTTATTGGAATGACCTTTCCAAAATAAAGAAAGATACAGGCTGGTTTCCTTGCCGGAAGCTCGAAGAAACAGTTGTGGATATGATCGATTGGTGGAAAGGCGTTTTACCTTGCGGGCGTTAG
- a CDS encoding D-glycero-alpha-D-manno-heptose-1,7-bisphosphate 7-phosphatase, protein MKPAVFLDRDGTLIEHVPYLSEMSQIKLVPHAVDALKILRDIGFSIVVISNQSGVARGYFDEPFVQACHKEIERMLEDEGASIDGYYYCPHHPLFGTPPYKKQCLCRKPSPGLVMQAVRDLALNLSLSWVVGDNEPDLLLSQNVGCPFILVRTGYGRTMEEKSNGDLPTGTVVDGLYEAALYIQYLCE, encoded by the coding sequence ATGAAGCCGGCGGTTTTTCTGGACAGGGATGGCACTTTAATAGAGCATGTTCCGTATCTGTCTGAAATGAGTCAAATTAAGCTTGTGCCTCATGCTGTTGATGCTTTAAAAATTTTAAGAGATATAGGTTTTAGCATTGTAGTTATTTCTAATCAGAGCGGCGTTGCCAGAGGATATTTTGATGAACCCTTCGTTCAGGCTTGTCATAAAGAAATTGAACGTATGCTTGAGGATGAAGGTGCCTCCATTGATGGATATTATTATTGCCCCCACCATCCCCTTTTTGGGACTCCTCCGTATAAGAAACAGTGTCTTTGTCGGAAGCCGTCCCCTGGCCTGGTTATGCAGGCGGTGAGGGACTTGGCATTGAACCTTTCCTTGAGTTGGGTTGTGGGAGATAACGAACCGGATCTGCTTTTATCTCAAAATGTAGGATGTCCTTTCATATTGGTTCGAACTGGATATGGCAGAACGATGGAAGAGAAGAGTAACGGAGACCTGCCAACAGGAACAGTCGTGGATGGACTGTACGAGGCTGCCCTCTATATACAGTATCTCTGCGAGTGA
- a CDS encoding lysylphosphatidylglycerol synthase transmembrane domain-containing protein: MTLRKGLVIFLTLTFGVSAIVLLSSVDEETVKMLLSAKKIALLMALALVFCAWCFDALRFCAIARAASEKVTFRLGVILTWLHYFGCAVTPMQSGGGPFQVFVLYKHKMPIGKGVAITLTRTLLTLLLLGIVVPISLILVPDFLGEGLFLKSIFTYVAIFVTVSWLLVVLSLTRPKLMKKWGQILTLWLKKIGLVRPRKVLCIVRRVNHEIDNYNENFRLFFSSGLPYFLQAIFFSALHLVCLFSVLPCLIWAVGLPVNYLQAFMTQAVFMFVLYFIPTPGASGVAEGGGAALFGLLVPWNIAGIMAILWRFFTEYLAIGMGTIVAIRLLGWGTSEQIFKEESEKCSHHDA, from the coding sequence TTGACATTACGAAAAGGACTTGTCATCTTTTTAACATTGACTTTCGGCGTGAGCGCTATAGTCCTTCTTTCAAGTGTGGACGAGGAGACAGTTAAAATGCTCCTTTCCGCAAAGAAAATAGCGCTGCTTATGGCTCTCGCCCTCGTATTTTGCGCATGGTGTTTTGATGCGTTACGGTTTTGTGCTATCGCCAGAGCTGCGTCTGAAAAAGTGACTTTTCGCCTTGGGGTTATACTTACATGGCTTCACTACTTCGGCTGTGCAGTCACGCCAATGCAGAGCGGGGGCGGCCCCTTTCAGGTTTTTGTGCTTTACAAACATAAGATGCCTATTGGCAAAGGAGTCGCAATTACCCTTACCCGCACTCTATTAACCCTTTTGTTGCTTGGAATTGTGGTGCCCATCTCCCTCATTCTTGTCCCTGATTTTTTGGGAGAGGGTCTTTTTTTAAAGAGCATATTTACCTATGTGGCTATTTTTGTAACAGTATCTTGGCTCTTGGTAGTTCTCAGCTTGACTCGCCCAAAACTTATGAAAAAGTGGGGGCAAATACTGACTCTTTGGCTGAAAAAAATTGGTCTGGTTAGACCTCGAAAAGTGCTTTGCATTGTTCGTCGAGTGAATCACGAGATCGATAATTACAACGAGAATTTTAGGCTGTTCTTCTCGTCGGGCCTTCCTTACTTTCTTCAAGCCATATTTTTCTCGGCGCTGCACCTGGTCTGCCTTTTCTCTGTCCTCCCCTGTCTCATTTGGGCTGTAGGCCTGCCGGTAAATTATCTCCAGGCCTTTATGACTCAGGCCGTGTTCATGTTCGTCCTTTACTTTATCCCGACTCCGGGAGCGAGCGGTGTAGCCGAAGGTGGAGGAGCGGCTCTTTTTGGATTGTTGGTTCCATGGAATATTGCAGGCATTATGGCAATTCTATGGCGTTTTTTTACAGAATACCTGGCTATAGGGATGGGTACTATTGTGGCTATCCGATTGCTAGGTTGGGGCACGAGCGAGCAAATATTTAAAGAAGAAAGCGAGAAGTGTTCTCATCATGACGCATAA
- a CDS encoding methyltransferase family protein: MTHNSFRAKVFHLRGGLWTGLYLLILLGARPVWGRVLPSLLLVAIGQFLRFWAVGCIQKYRGEQVKADQLVTWGPYALVRNPLYVGNGLIGLGWAVLAGPWVVALFLFSFALIYGIWIVPYEESFLRDKFGERYDEYCQETGRFFPVAWPEDRLRGPYNWATVWKSERHSLWVTIAGTVVLLSRFRW; encoded by the coding sequence ATGACGCATAACTCATTTCGCGCCAAAGTTTTCCATTTACGAGGGGGGCTGTGGACAGGACTGTATCTCCTCATCCTCTTAGGGGCTCGACCTGTTTGGGGAAGAGTTCTTCCTTCCCTTCTGCTTGTGGCGATAGGGCAATTCTTACGATTTTGGGCTGTGGGATGTATTCAGAAATATCGTGGAGAACAAGTCAAAGCCGACCAGCTCGTTACGTGGGGGCCCTACGCTCTGGTACGAAATCCCCTTTACGTAGGGAACGGCCTTATAGGTCTGGGATGGGCCGTATTAGCAGGGCCTTGGGTTGTGGCGCTCTTCCTCTTCTCTTTTGCGCTCATATATGGAATCTGGATTGTGCCCTATGAAGAGAGCTTTCTTCGAGACAAGTTTGGTGAGCGATATGACGAATATTGCCAAGAGACAGGGCGTTTTTTCCCTGTCGCATGGCCGGAGGATCGCTTAAGAGGACCATATAACTGGGCGACGGTGTGGAAAAGTGAGCGACACTCTCTTTGGGTAACAATAGCTGGAACAGTGGTTTTATTATCTCGTTTCCGGTGGTGA
- a CDS encoding methylated-DNA--[protein]-cysteine S-methyltransferase, with product MKVVQRYGEIPGKQWSLLASPLGNWIVEWCDDGVISLSPNGKKESVFSHAVPPAWITEAWKAFWEGNPFYINLCQIAPLGTFSMRVLEITSCIPRGEVRTYQEIASLAGNSYGARAAGNALRRNPWPLFVPCHRVIRKDGRLGGYAGPSGTDLKRRLLQYEMVPGLKNSHCSS from the coding sequence ATGAAGGTTGTGCAAAGATATGGAGAGATACCGGGAAAACAGTGGAGTCTCCTCGCTTCTCCTCTAGGGAACTGGATAGTGGAGTGGTGTGATGATGGTGTTATTTCTCTTTCGCCTAACGGCAAAAAAGAGTCGGTTTTTTCTCACGCTGTACCACCTGCATGGATAACTGAGGCATGGAAAGCTTTTTGGGAGGGGAACCCCTTCTACATTAACCTCTGCCAAATCGCCCCTCTAGGAACCTTTAGCATGAGAGTATTGGAGATAACATCATGTATTCCAAGGGGAGAGGTGAGAACCTACCAGGAGATAGCTTCCTTGGCAGGAAATTCTTATGGCGCTCGTGCGGCAGGAAATGCTCTCCGGCGAAATCCCTGGCCTCTTTTTGTCCCCTGCCATCGAGTTATACGTAAAGATGGAAGACTCGGTGGGTACGCCGGCCCCAGCGGCACGGATTTAAAACGCCGCCTCCTTCAATATGAAATGGTGCCTGGTTTGAAAAACAGCCACTGCTCGTCCTGA
- the fabG gene encoding 3-oxoacyl-ACP reductase FabG: protein MERLLEGAFAVVTGASKGIGKGIAKTFLNHGATVIITGRTEKDLQNTVKELSNFGAISYIVADISKAADIKNMVDTAIERHGKIDILCSNAGIFPMSLIENMSEEEWDYINTVNVKGMFLAVKECIPYMKKQGGGNIVITSSITGPVTGYTGWSHYGATKAAQLGFMRSAAIELARYGIRINAVQPGNIETEGLLSMGEEYYNTMKKSIPLGFLGKPEDIGNAMVFLASDLAKFITGQTIVVDGGQILPESSDAMEVPIEK from the coding sequence GTGGAGCGTCTTCTCGAAGGGGCATTCGCGGTTGTCACTGGAGCTAGCAAAGGTATTGGAAAAGGGATAGCAAAAACCTTTTTAAATCATGGAGCTACTGTTATCATCACAGGTCGGACAGAAAAAGATCTCCAGAACACAGTTAAAGAGCTATCGAATTTCGGCGCTATCTCCTATATAGTCGCTGATATAAGTAAAGCCGCTGATATTAAGAATATGGTAGATACTGCAATAGAAAGGCATGGGAAAATAGACATTCTCTGCAGCAATGCAGGAATATTCCCCATGTCCCTTATAGAGAACATGTCAGAAGAGGAATGGGATTATATCAATACAGTTAATGTGAAGGGGATGTTCTTGGCTGTTAAAGAGTGTATTCCCTATATGAAAAAGCAGGGGGGCGGCAATATTGTTATTACATCTTCCATTACAGGCCCCGTTACTGGATATACTGGATGGAGTCACTATGGGGCAACTAAAGCCGCCCAGCTCGGATTTATGCGGTCTGCCGCAATAGAGCTTGCCCGATACGGCATCAGGATCAATGCCGTGCAGCCAGGGAACATTGAGACTGAAGGGCTGCTCAGTATGGGAGAGGAATACTATAACACCATGAAGAAATCTATTCCTCTCGGATTTTTAGGAAAACCTGAAGATATAGGAAACGCCATGGTCTTTTTAGCCTCTGACCTGGCGAAATTTATTACAGGGCAGACTATTGTCGTTGATGGAGGGCAAATTTTACCAGAATCCTCCGATGCTATGGAAGTACCCATTGAGAAATAA
- a CDS encoding NAD(P)-dependent alcohol dehydrogenase, translated as MKGFAMLGIGKTGWIDKDKPVAGPYDAIVRPIAVSPCTSDIHTVFEGAIGDRRDMILGHEAVGVVTEVGAEVKDFKPGDRVIVPAITPDWRSIAVQRGFPQHSNGLLAGWKFSNFKDGVFAEFFHVNDADMNLALLPDSVSSKAAVMITDMVTTGFHGVELAQIGFGMSVAVLGIGPVGLMAVAGSALAGAGRIFAVGSRPKCVEVAKAYGATDIINYRNGDIVEQIMELTNGEGVDRVVVAAPGIDMIKKGVKMAKPGSVISNVNYYGEGEDLLIPRLEWGCGMAHKTIRGGLCPGGRVRMERLASLVEHGRLDPSLLLTHEFKSFDKMEEALLLMKDKPKDLIKPIVVLED; from the coding sequence ATGAAGGGGTTTGCTATGTTGGGAATTGGTAAAACAGGTTGGATTGATAAGGACAAGCCAGTTGCCGGTCCTTATGACGCTATAGTCCGTCCTATCGCTGTTTCTCCGTGTACATCAGATATCCACACCGTTTTTGAGGGTGCGATTGGAGACAGAAGAGATATGATACTCGGGCACGAAGCAGTTGGGGTTGTGACGGAGGTTGGGGCGGAAGTCAAGGATTTCAAGCCTGGAGACAGGGTTATTGTTCCTGCCATTACTCCTGATTGGCGTTCCATTGCTGTACAGAGAGGCTTTCCTCAGCACTCGAATGGTCTTCTTGCCGGATGGAAATTTTCTAACTTCAAAGATGGAGTTTTTGCGGAGTTCTTCCATGTAAACGATGCTGATATGAATCTTGCATTGCTACCTGATAGCGTTTCCTCCAAAGCTGCTGTTATGATTACTGATATGGTAACCACCGGATTTCATGGAGTAGAGCTGGCGCAGATTGGGTTTGGAATGAGCGTTGCCGTTTTAGGCATTGGGCCAGTGGGGCTTATGGCAGTAGCTGGATCCGCCCTTGCTGGCGCTGGACGTATTTTTGCGGTAGGAAGCCGGCCCAAGTGCGTAGAAGTTGCCAAAGCCTATGGCGCTACAGACATTATTAATTACCGAAATGGAGATATTGTAGAACAGATTATGGAGCTCACCAATGGAGAAGGCGTGGACAGAGTTGTTGTAGCCGCCCCTGGAATTGATATGATCAAGAAGGGCGTTAAGATGGCAAAACCTGGCTCTGTCATTTCTAATGTTAACTATTATGGAGAAGGGGAAGACCTGTTAATCCCTCGGTTGGAGTGGGGATGTGGCATGGCCCACAAAACTATCAGAGGCGGCCTGTGCCCTGGAGGACGGGTTCGTATGGAGCGTTTGGCCTCCCTCGTTGAACATGGTCGGTTAGATCCGTCCCTGTTGCTTACTCATGAGTTTAAGAGTTTCGATAAAATGGAGGAAGCCCTTCTCCTTATGAAGGATAAACCAAAAGATCTCATTAAGCCTATCGTAGTTCTGGAAGATTAG
- a CDS encoding NAD(P)-dependent malic enzyme yields MSVDRQKALELHRRARGKVKTYPTINIRNEDDLAIAYAQGSVYPALEIQEDHDRTYEYTGRGNRLAIISDGTAVLGMGDIGPHAALPVMEGKSLLFKNFGDISAIPMCIETHKTDEIIEFARHIAPSFGAIDIEDISSPATFDIVKALQSIEIPVFSDDQQGTAAVVLAALTNALAVVGKKITEIKVVIQGAGAAGIAVADMLLYVGVPNVIVLNSKGILGANNPFMNHIQQNMSERTNPEKLRGGLEEAIKGSDVYVGLSSRGTLPPSFIKTMNKKPIIFALSMPTPEITWEEAEAAGASIIAMGLTTAAYNAMPNLYIYPGLVRGLLDVRATGLNKNILIAAAQAVASEVDKRRLNERHLLPDLFSDETAPRVAEAVAQAAITEGLARKPVPPKKIYDDTWQRLFGGYLLRM; encoded by the coding sequence GTGTCTGTCGATAGACAGAAAGCATTGGAGCTTCATCGAAGAGCTCGCGGGAAAGTAAAGACGTACCCGACTATCAACATTCGGAACGAGGACGATCTGGCTATAGCCTATGCGCAAGGAAGCGTTTACCCTGCTTTAGAGATTCAGGAAGATCATGACCGAACCTATGAATATACAGGGAGAGGGAACAGGCTCGCCATTATTTCTGACGGAACGGCCGTGCTAGGCATGGGCGATATTGGGCCACATGCGGCCCTTCCTGTTATGGAAGGGAAAAGCCTTCTCTTCAAAAACTTTGGAGATATTAGCGCCATTCCTATGTGTATCGAAACTCATAAAACAGACGAGATTATAGAGTTTGCCCGCCACATAGCCCCTTCTTTTGGAGCTATTGACATTGAAGATATCTCAAGCCCTGCCACTTTCGATATTGTAAAAGCGCTGCAATCCATTGAGATCCCTGTCTTTTCCGACGATCAGCAGGGCACGGCAGCTGTAGTCCTGGCCGCTCTCACCAATGCGCTGGCCGTGGTGGGTAAAAAAATAACTGAAATCAAAGTGGTTATACAAGGAGCTGGCGCTGCGGGAATAGCGGTGGCAGATATGCTTCTTTACGTGGGTGTTCCCAACGTAATAGTTCTGAACAGCAAGGGAATTCTTGGGGCAAACAATCCTTTTATGAATCACATACAGCAAAATATGTCAGAGCGCACCAATCCTGAAAAACTTCGTGGCGGGCTGGAAGAGGCCATAAAAGGTTCTGACGTGTATGTCGGCCTTTCCTCTCGAGGAACACTCCCACCCAGTTTCATCAAAACCATGAACAAAAAACCCATTATTTTCGCCTTGTCCATGCCTACGCCGGAGATCACGTGGGAGGAAGCTGAGGCTGCCGGGGCATCTATTATCGCTATGGGATTGACGACAGCAGCCTATAACGCCATGCCAAACCTCTATATTTACCCAGGCCTTGTACGGGGATTGCTGGACGTTCGCGCTACAGGGCTGAATAAAAATATTCTCATCGCAGCTGCTCAAGCTGTAGCAAGCGAAGTAGACAAACGGCGTCTGAACGAGCGACACCTTCTGCCAGACCTGTTCTCAGACGAAACGGCCCCGCGGGTGGCGGAAGCTGTAGCGCAGGCCGCCATAACGGAAGGGTTGGCACGAAAACCCGTCCCCCCAAAAAAGATTTACGACGATACATGGCAGCGACTTTTCGGAGGATACTTACTTCGGATGTAA